The following proteins are encoded in a genomic region of Hemibagrus wyckioides isolate EC202008001 linkage group LG29, SWU_Hwy_1.0, whole genome shotgun sequence:
- the LOC131349243 gene encoding C-type lectin domain family 4 member K-like — MSKEDAKSGTSADNKSADLKDSEDLYEDMTGYQKRTSAAKTDNTRTKCHRLTAVCLLLLCVLLLSVITVLWIKYGILNTESNQLQTSYNKLTKERDQLQTSYNKLTKERDQLQTSYNNLTNERDKLQQERSALHSVLLKFGWRFFNTSVYNISTEKKSWTESRQDCIKKGADLLIINSREEQEFISKYFGSSEAWIGLTDRDTEGKFKWVDGSPLNTEFWWDGEPNDFEQKEDCAITGYAKAESNMSTWADYPCDFHVVGICEAP, encoded by the exons ATGAGTAAAGAAGATGCAAAGTCAGGAACTTCAGCAGACAACAAATCAGCTGACTTAAAGGACAGTGAGGATTTATATGAAGATATGACCGGATACCAAAAGAGAacttcag CTGCCAAAACAGACAATACAAGGACCAAATGTCACAGactgactgcagtgtgtttgcTGCTACTGTGTGTTCTCCTGCTATCTGTCATCACAGTCCTGTGGATCAAATACGGCATCCTGAATACAGAAAGCAACCAGctacagaccagttacaacaagctgactaaagagagagaccagttacagaccagttacaacaagctgactaaagagagagaccagttacagactAGTTACAACAATCTGACTAATGAAAGAGACAAGTTACAGCAGGAGAGATCTGCACTGCACAGTGTGCTGTTAAAATTTG GATGGAGATTTTTCAACACGAGTGTTTACAACATTTCTACTGAAAAGAAAAGCTGGACTGAAAGCAGACAGGACTGCATAAAGAAAGGAGCAGATCTGCTGATcataaacagcagagaggaacag GAGTTCATCAGTAAATATTTTGGCAGTAGTGAAGCTTGGATTGGTCTGACTGACAGAGATACTGAGGGGAAATTTAAATGGGTGGACGGTTcaccactgaacactga GTTCTGGTGGGATGGAGAACCAAATGATTTTGAACAGAAAGAGGACTGTGCTATAACAGGCTATGCAAAGGCTGAGTCTAACATGTCGACCTGGGCTGATTATCCCTGTGACTTCCATGTAGTTGGCATTTGTGAAGCTCCCTAA